GCTTATAGTAGGTTGGGTCTGCGTATGGTCTGCACTCCAGCTTCTGGACTATCCTACCCTCCATGTACAACTTTTCCGACTCTGGAACTACCGAATCTGTATTGGATgctgaaaaataaaatgtcagttgCTTTTAGGTCCATTGTCCTTTAACAACAAATTACAAGGCAAAGGCATGGTTTGTATAACTTATTAAAGCAGTACTCACGCACTACATGAGAAAAAACGCCTAAAGATTGCCTCGTCACCGTTGAAACGTCCAAACGATGCTCCTTTGGTATGTTCTGCTCGCCAGGGTCCTTAAGACACATCACAGCTTCTGAGAGAGATAACTGTACTTGGGCCCGTTGCCCTGCTACCcgtgatatttttagtttacccACTTCAATATTTCCTGGAGCTTTTTCCCATTTATTCGCTATATACTTAGGAACTTTAACGAGCCATACTCCTCTTCCAGCATTGGATAAATCTAATTCCCGGTCGATATGAGGCACTGCCGGTGGCGTAGTCATTTTGATCAGATATCAAATTATTTATCTTTACTATTTAAATTGACACAACCTTCAATGTGCAAATACTGCAAAAATTTGCTTTGCAAGATTCAAGATTTGCAAGTTGCAACGTAAATGTCAGTGTCACGAGAAAAGACAGCAATGCAAAATGCAATGACAAATGACACTGACAGCGCCAGCGatagctatagttggtcaaaccaaattggcagtaaataagaacaaaaaaaactatactcatccttttcttttggctgCTAGTCTAGCTAGTGTAagaaaaagatagtatgatactctctgtctatgtttgaaatgagacagtcctttgacaaactatacattctGAACAAGCTCTCGTTGAACGTGTCTAAAGCACAGGACTTCGGTTTAGActactagcaagaacttgcatgcaattttcattacattgcggt
This DNA window, taken from Cydia strobilella chromosome 4, ilCydStro3.1, whole genome shotgun sequence, encodes the following:
- the LOC134741083 gene encoding general transcription factor IIF subunit 2 yields the protein MTTPPAVPHIDRELDLSNAGRGVWLVKVPKYIANKWEKAPGNIEVGKLKISRVAGQRAQVQLSLSEAVMCLKDPGEQNIPKEHRLDVSTVTRQSLGVFSHVVPSNTDSVVPESEKLYMEGRIVQKLECRPYADPTYYKLKSESIRKASMPQRQVQQLDRIVQNFKPVSDHRHNIEYQEKKKAEGKKARDDKDAVLNVLFAAFEKHQYYNIKDLQKITRQPIVYLKEILKEVCNYNLKNPHKNMWELKPEYRHYKQDAPTEAKEEKDSSDSD